The following coding sequences are from one Plasmodium knowlesi strain H genome assembly, chromosome: 9 window:
- a CDS encoding SICAvar, type II (fragment): protein MRKNLEETWEKLKEWLTKQEANEIANFCSKDTVEWPGGPKSPFWPPYMELLCNAVLEIKYFMSGIETARVKVHGEGTSDDVDPVYESVAGADAYRRCIVGTVALSTIYGDHCKLTEVVEKIEKEIMVKVRKKHGDQKVRFNNCEGMDLNALLLGKSVLHNTIKEWVSGDRGKGWQGKWRVGGQLWSRMIQRCYKGNRAVGKPDHEATRKENLQKNKDSMVFFSRMKENDNTQNNIGGANMGDILTGDQFILEQDKLDSIFSNLTLDKDGKIDVSSLTQKIKDATKEKLTQECMKDSSKEFCVRLECAQQHWNLTKEKSNTENK, encoded by the exons ATGCGTAAGAATTTGGAGGAAacatgggaaaaattaaaggagTGGTTAACGAAGCAGGAGGCAAATGAAATAGCGAATTTCTGCAGCAAGGATACCGTGGAATGGCCGGGAGGGCCGAAGTCGCCGTTCTGGCCGCCATATATGGAATTGTTATGTAACGCTgtattagaaataaaatatttcatgagTGGAATAGAGACAGCGAGGGTAAAGGTTCACGGCGAAGGAACGTCGGACGATGTGGACCCTGTCTATGAATCTGTTGCGGGCGCTGATGCCTATCGTCGCTGTATTGTTGGCACTGTTGCCTTGTCTACAATTTATGGAGATCATTGTAAACTGACAGAAGTTGTAGAGAAgattgaaaaggaaataatggTAAAAGTGAGGAAGAAGCATGGGGACCAGAAGGTAAGGTTCAACAACTGCGAAGGAATGGACCTCAATGCTTTACTCCTGGGTAAATCAGTTCTCCATAATACAATCAAGGAGTGGGTTAGTGGAGATAGGGGGAAGGGATGGCAGGGAAAGTGGAGGGTGGGGGGGCAGCTGTGGAGCAGGATGATACAGCGCTGCTATAAGGGAAACCGGGCCGTAGGAAAACCGGATCACGAGGCAAcgcgaaaagaaaatttacagaagaataaagaCAGTATGGTATTCTTCTCacgaatgaaggaaaatgacAACACTCAAAATAATATTGGTGGTGCGAACATGGGGGACATTCTAACAGGAGATCAGTTCATTTTGGAGCAGGACAAATTGGACAGCATCTTTTCGAATCTAACACTGGATAAAGATGGTAAAATTGACGTAAGTTCCTTGACGCAGAAGATAAAGGACGCAACTAAAGAAAAACTGA ctcAGGAGTGCATGAAAGACAGCAGCAAGGAATTTTGCGTGCGCTTGGAATGTGCACAACAACATTGGAATTTGACGAAGGAGAAGAGCAACACC
- a CDS encoding pre-mRNA-processing factor 6, putative, with protein sequence MRSNKNDMYTFNAGKVEPFGKAPVGYIPGKGRGVTGFSGGVSRDDTTDEKDKNDYSDFNYDEFHGYSESLFKDAEYDEDDKEADAIYENIDARMDVRRKSRREIKLKEEIQKIRAQKPTIQEQFSDLKKGLASVTAEEWESIPTVMNYSRQKQKKVPKNYLPTPDSLIMSRLNDANMHLNYSSSSSNGLKTPLIGMRTPLGTQTPVGTQTPLGRQNSLGIQTPLGLRTPLGASTPIGLGMQTPFMKGGGFGLETPFLSRHLLTAKGKSASSSTYSGLNTPFTLSGYNTPLSASTAGGYNTPLMNGVNKLSLNDVGEARGTVLSVKLDELIDSVEGQTVIDPKGYLTNLNAKSLVNDADIADINKARSLLKSVISTNPKHGPGWIAAARVEELAQRKDKAKEIITKGCIECSKNEDIWLEAVRLEDKLSEVKIILTKGIKEIPTSVKLWLEAYRKESNIDDKRKVLRKAIECIPNSVRLWKEAISLESENNAYILLKRAVECIPQCIEMWIALARLCPYTEAQKVLNEARKKIPTSAEIWINASKLEEKQGNNNMVDIIIKRCIENLSSKNVVFERDKWLKFAEESEKSDFPLTCESIIKNTMNIGVESLNKKRIYKQDAENCIKNKSIHTARAIYNEALKIFKTKKSLWLALANLELAYGNKESVEQVLQRAVKSCPHSSVLWLMYAKQKWLNNEIDKAREILAESFMHNQNTEVISLAAIKLERENNEFDRARFLLKKSRVQCNTPKIWMQSIQLERLLRNYKDAKELAQEALQIHKRFDKLYMIAGQIELEMMRAEMDCLGGDSGPIHDNEVHTASCASTILSSNHSRIGSNARSVRNDTSSEGGHGEEQQQEEDTQEEQAHTSNACNPNEHYTTAQKIYDEGLKHCPSSINLWLCAIDLQIEKKNYTSARALVEKAKIKIKNIHATNTNNYVLKNKEIIESNEFALDDELNRNDEEDTKSGTNVSNLTNTKNDLSKNAAMNASIRVIENYDLLWIKLIEIESLCNSNNITPVISEALKECPSSGILWSKAIEFENKNLQNSKSVTAFNNCGNNAYVILTVAKLFWQHFKTQKARKWFYRVISLNPNFGDGWATFLAFEIDQQNEVNQKDIINKCIKAEPNRGYMWNKITKRVENWRLKYPQKLYKYIKELFPEVLKKKISEQILEIMSDENVSLPVSAPKSEVEVPETVESTDEAKAGEANQTDHPADDKTVSAKKGKVKSTEKKTNKRRGTNEEGEEPEKSDRRKRKK encoded by the exons ATGAGAAGCAACAAAAACGATATGTATACGTTTAACGCGGGAAAGGTGGAGCCCTTTGGAAAGGCACCAGTTGGTTACATCCCcgggaagggaaggggagTAACGGGATTCTCTGGTGGTGTTAGTAGAGATGATACAACAGACGAGAAGGACAAAAACGATTACTCAGATTTCAATTATGATGAATTTCACGGGTACTCAGAATCGCTATTCAAAGACGCAGAatatgatgaagatgataaGGAAGCAGATGCCATCTATGAAAACATAGATGCACGCATGGAtgtgaggagaaaaagtagGAGAGAAATAAAGCTCAAGGAAGAGATACAAAAAATTAGAGCACAGAAGCCAACCATACAAGAACAATTTAGTGATTTGAAGAAAGGATTAGCAAGTGTAACTGCAGAAGAATGGGAATCCATTCCAACGGTTATGAATTATTCAAGACAGAAGCAGAAAAAGGttccaaaaaattatttacccACTCCGGATAGCCTTATCATGAGCAGATTAAACGATGCCAATATGCACTTGAAttattcctcttcatcttccaaTGGATTGAAAACCCCCCTTATCGGAATGAGAACGCCTTTGGGGACGCAAACACCGGTGGGCACACAAACCCCTTTAGGAAGACAAAACTCACTGGGGATACAAACGCCTTTAGGGTTACGAACCCCCTTAGGTGCGAGTACACCCATAGGGTTAGGAATGCAAACTCCATTCATGAAAGGAGGAGGGTTTGGTCTGGAGACGCCATTTCTGAGTAGACACCTATTAACGGCCAAGGGGAAAAGTGCCTCTTCCTCAACATATAGCGGATTGAATACGCCTTTCACTCTGTCTGGTTACAATACCCCACTAAGTGCGTCAACCGCAGGGGGATATAATACGCCTCTGATGAACGGAGTAAATAAACTTTCGCTAAATGATGTTGGAGAAGCGAGAGGAACAGTGTTATCTGTTAAGCTGGATGAACTGATAGACAGTGTAGAAGGGCAGACGGTTATTGACCCGAAGGGGTATCTAACTAATTTAAATGCCAAAAGTTTAGTAAACGATGCAGATATAGCGGATATCAACAAAGCCAGATCGTTACTTAAATCGGTCATTAGTACCAACCCTAAGCATGGACCCGGATGGATTGCAGCTGCTAGAGTGGAAGAATTAGCACAAAGGAAAGATAAAGCGAAAGAAATAATCACGAAGGGGTGTATAGAATGTTCAAAAAATGAGGATATCTGGTTGGAGGCAGTACGACTGGAAGACAAATTAagtgaagtaaaaataattttaacgAAAGGCATTAAGGAGATCCCCACATCAGTTAAATTATGGTTGGAAGCATACAGGAAGGAAAGTAACATTGATGATAAGAGGAAGGTTCTGAGGAAAGCGATCGAGTGTATTCCCAATTCAGTTCGTCTTTGGAAAGAGGCCATATCTTTGGAGAGCGAAAACAATGCATACATATTGCTAAAGAGAGCAGTGGAATGCATCCCACAGTGTATCGAGATGTGGATTGCCTTGGCTAGACTATGTCCGTATACTGAAGCACAGAAAGTTTTAAACGAAGCGAGAAAGAAAATACCAACCAGCGCAGAAATATGGATTAATGCTTCTAAattagaagaaaaacaaggaaataaCAATATGGTGgatattattattaaaagATGTATAGAAAACTTGTCCTCCAAAAATGTTGTCTTCGAACGAGACAAATGGTTAAAGTTCGCAGAGGAAAGTGAGAAGTCGGATTTTCCATTAACATGTGAGAGTATCATCAAAAATACAATGAACATAGGAGTGGAAAGTCTGaataaaaaacgaatttaCAAGCAGGACGCCGAGAATTGCATTAAGAACAAATCGATTCATACTGCTAGAGCCATTTATAATGAAGCACTGAAGATTTTTAAAACGAAGAAGTCGTTATGGTTAGCTTTGGCCAACCTTGAACTAGCCTATGGGAATAAGGAAAGTGTGGAACAGGTTCTACAGAGGGCTGTGAAGAGTTGCCCACATTCCAGTGTCCTTTGGTTAATGTACGCAAAACAAAAGTGGTTAAACAACGAAATTGATAAAGCAAGGGAAATACTTGCTGAGTCATTTATGCACAACCAAAATACAGAAGTGATCTCCTTGGCTGCCATAAAACTGGAGAGAGAAAACAATGAATTTGATAGAGCCAGATTTTTACTAAAGAAATCCAGAGTTCAATGTAACACACCAAAAATTTGGATGCAATCTATACAGCTGGAAAGGCTACTCAGGAATTATAAGGACGCTAAGGAGCTTGCGCAAGAAGCGCTACAAATTCACAAGAGATTTGATAAACTCTACATGATCGCTGGGCAAATAGAACTAGAAATGATGCGTGCTGAGATGGACTGCTTAGGGGGAGACAGTGGACCCATCCACGATAACGAAGTTCACACAGCTAGCTGTGCTTCCACCATTCTCAGCAGCAATCATAGTCGTATTGGGAGCAACGCTAGAAGCGTTCGAAATGATACCTCCTCGGAAGGGGGTCACGGGGAAGAGCAACAACAAGAGGAAGATACACAAGAAGAACAAGCCCATACTAGTAATGCATGTAACCCTAATGAGCACTACACCACTGCACAGAAAATATACGACGAGGGATTGAAGCACTGCCCCTCCTCCATCAACCTCTGGCTATGTGCCATAGATCTccaaatcgaaaaaaaaaattatacctCCGCTAGGGCCTTAgtggaaaaggcaaaaataaaaataaaaaatatacacgCGACCAACACTAACAACTACGTTCTAAAGAATAAGGAAATTATTGAAAGCAATGAATTTGCTCTTGATGATGAATTGAAtagaaatgatgaagaagacacTAAGAGTGGAACCAATGTGAGCAACTTAACTAATACAAAGAATGATTTAAGTAAAAATGCAGCTATGAACGCATCCATCAGGGTCATCGAAAATTACGACTTACTCTGGATCAAGTTGATAGAGATCGAGTCCCTGTGTAACAGTAACAATATCACTCCTGTTATTTCGGAGGCACTGAAAGAATGCCCATCTTCCGGTATCCTCTGGTCCAAGGCAATTGAATTTGAAAATAAGAACCTACAAAATAGTAAATCTGTTACAGCCTTTAACAACTGTGGAAATAACGCCTACGTCATTTTAACCGTGGCGAAATTATTTTGGCAGCACTTCAAGACACAGAAGGCGAGAAAGTGGTTTTACCGCGTCATCAGCCTCAACCCCAACTTTGGCGATGGATGGGCCACCTTCCTTGCCTTCGAAATCGACCAGCAGAACGAGGTCAATCAGAAGGATATAATCAACAAGTGCATCAAGGCGGAGCCCAACCGAG GTTACATGTGGAACAAAATCACCAAGCGAGTAGAAAATTGGAGGCTCAAGTATCCGCAGAAGCTGTACAAGTACATTAAGGAACTGTTCCCCGaagttttgaagaaaaaaatttcggaGCAAATATTAGAAATTATGAGCGACGAGAACGTCAGCCTACCGGTTTCAGCGCCCAAGTCCGAGGTAGAAGTGCCAGAAACGGTAGAATCGACGGATGAAGCCAAAGCTGGAGAGGCGAACCAGACGGACCACCCGGCTGACGACAAAACAGTTTCcgccaaaaagggaaaagtcaagagcacagaaaaaaaaacaaataaacgtAGAGGCACGAATGAAGAAGGCGAAGAACCTGAAAAATCGGATCgacggaaaagaaaaaaatga